One Echinicola strongylocentroti DNA window includes the following coding sequences:
- the ccoG gene encoding cytochrome c oxidase accessory protein CcoG, whose amino-acid sequence MSEKQQHDQEAFRDSLSTVKSDGGRNWIFPKKVTGFFYRWRTWLSWLLLGVLFAGPFLKIDGEPFLLLNVFERKFVIFGQVFWPQDTYILLFLLLILCVFVILFTVVFGRVFCGWICPQTLFMEMVFRKIEYWIEGDANQQRKLNAMPWNREKVTKKGIKMAIFSVISLLIAHTVMAYLIGIEKTLETVSHPPSENLAGFMGLLFFAGVFMLVFSLFREQVCTVVCPYGRLQGVLLDTNSINVTYDYVRGEPRGKINKKQTDAPPKGDCVDCTLCVQVCPTGIDIRNGIQMECVNCTACMDACDEVMEKVHRPKGLIRYASENSIVEGRQKLITPRVMGYSAVLVLLIGAFVGLLMMRTELSATITRFRGMTYQERTDGQISNLYEVTFINKTFEEQHVQIKAEDDRFHLEANDEGNWILEGQSKLEGRFFLVIQGADVHEINEKVTLLLLQNGKEIDRVSTNFMAPLPD is encoded by the coding sequence ATGAGTGAAAAGCAGCAACATGACCAAGAAGCTTTTAGGGATTCGTTGTCCACGGTAAAGTCCGATGGTGGACGTAACTGGATCTTTCCCAAAAAAGTCACGGGGTTTTTCTATCGGTGGAGAACCTGGCTTTCTTGGCTATTGTTGGGTGTCCTGTTTGCTGGGCCTTTTCTGAAAATTGATGGTGAGCCTTTCCTTCTTCTCAATGTTTTTGAACGGAAGTTTGTCATCTTTGGTCAGGTGTTCTGGCCTCAGGATACCTATATTTTGCTCTTTCTGCTGCTCATTTTGTGTGTGTTTGTCATACTCTTTACCGTTGTCTTTGGGAGGGTGTTTTGTGGATGGATCTGTCCGCAAACACTTTTTATGGAGATGGTTTTTCGCAAGATCGAATACTGGATCGAAGGCGATGCCAATCAGCAACGGAAACTCAATGCCATGCCTTGGAACAGGGAAAAGGTAACCAAAAAGGGGATAAAAATGGCGATCTTTTCAGTGATATCGCTGCTCATTGCCCATACCGTCATGGCGTACTTGATAGGGATCGAAAAGACCCTAGAGACGGTCAGTCACCCGCCAAGTGAAAACTTGGCGGGTTTTATGGGGCTGCTGTTTTTTGCGGGGGTATTCATGTTGGTATTTAGTCTGTTTAGGGAACAGGTGTGCACAGTGGTATGTCCGTACGGTAGACTCCAAGGGGTGTTGCTGGATACCAATTCCATTAATGTCACCTATGACTATGTAAGGGGCGAGCCCCGTGGTAAGATCAACAAGAAACAAACCGATGCCCCACCAAAAGGGGACTGTGTCGACTGTACATTATGTGTGCAGGTCTGTCCCACGGGAATCGATATCCGAAACGGTATCCAGATGGAATGTGTGAATTGCACCGCCTGTATGGATGCCTGTGACGAGGTCATGGAAAAAGTCCATCGCCCCAAAGGCCTGATCAGGTATGCTTCCGAAAATAGTATCGTAGAAGGCCGTCAGAAATTGATCACGCCTAGGGTAATGGGGTATTCGGCAGTATTGGTGCTGTTGATTGGTGCATTTGTGGGGCTATTGATGATGAGAACGGAGCTTTCGGCCACCATCACGCGCTTTAGGGGGATGACCTACCAAGAGCGTACTGATGGCCAGATAAGCAATTTATACGAAGTGACCTTCATCAATAAGACGTTCGAAGAACAGCACGTACAAATAAAAGCAGAAGATGACCGATTTCATCTAGAGGCCAATGATGAGGGCAACTGGATCTTGGAAGGGCAGTCCAAACTGGAAGGTAGGTTTTTCTTGGTGATCCAAGGAGCGGATGTCCATGAGATCAATGAGAAGGTAACCCTTTTGCTATTACAAAATGGAAAAGAAATCGATAGGGTTTCGACCAATTTTATGGCTCCATTGCCAGATTGA
- a CDS encoding FixH family protein, whose translation MNWGTGIVLFFVVFVSFLFTMVGICMKQDDLHLVTNNYYEEEIKYQEQIEKASNAAMLDHEVMAFDVGEKKIMVHLEKGAKGTLWLFRPSDARLDQKVPLLFDTGKEQSVSLRELKSGYWKVKLAWEKDGVAFYEEKKITL comes from the coding sequence ATGAACTGGGGAACAGGAATAGTATTGTTTTTTGTGGTGTTTGTATCGTTCCTATTTACCATGGTGGGCATCTGCATGAAGCAGGATGATCTCCACTTGGTAACCAACAATTACTATGAGGAAGAAATCAAGTACCAAGAGCAAATAGAAAAAGCCTCCAATGCCGCAATGCTCGATCATGAAGTGATGGCGTTTGATGTAGGCGAGAAGAAAATCATGGTTCACTTGGAAAAAGGAGCAAAAGGAACTCTATGGCTCTTCAGGCCTTCTGATGCCCGACTGGACCAGAAGGTACCGCTGTTATTTGATACTGGTAAAGAGCAATCTGTAAGCCTTCGTGAGCTGAAAAGCGGTTATTGGAAAGTGAAATTGGCTTGGGAGAAAGACGGTGTGGCGTTTTATGAAGAGAAGAAAATCACACTCTGA